One Nitrospirota bacterium genomic region harbors:
- a CDS encoding chemotaxis protein CheW has translation MDEQDEILNDFLVECSEGLGKLDQDFVVLEKETTNTALIGSIFRTIHTIKGTCGFLGLPKLENVAHGAENVLSKMRDGKMAVTPESITVLLEAVDNIKEIMGHIGQKRKEPEKNYDFIRQKLDALLNGNTPLPTAVSPAEVADKTVSASPEVRAGEPVAVSPPVPQFKPDLPREEPVAPASEKGHSVVESSIRVNIDILDKLMNLVGELVLARNQLVQRVRERDDTIYAGSAQRLNLVTTELQDAVMKTRMQPIKNVWDKFPRVVRDLAKSQGKEVDLVMEGADTELDRTLLEAIKDPLTHIVRNTVDHGIESSEVRKERGKPAKGTLHLKAYHGGGQIIVEIRDDGGGINVEKVKKKAVEKGLITQEKGDSLSEREALDLIFLPGLSTAEKVTNVSGRGVGMDVVKTNIEKIGGTLEISSQSGKGMTLGITIPLTLAIIPALMITSKGESFAIPQSSLIELVMVDETVGQKIEMIHNREFLRLRGSLLSLVRLDRLFKLKGEKEFSVIGSGLSENVTNIVVLGNEECRFGLIVDEVNDSQEIVVKPLSNYLKSLHVFAGATILGNGRVSLILDAAGISQEGIKQQHSSPQAEVVSKEEISNLDPERERQSLLTFTFNGEDRFAMPLPVVTRLEEFDLSRVEKMAGGEVIQYRGTLLHLVRLEQSFGRVNSIKSSEKLSVIVFSEEKRSIGLVVGGILDIIEEEVVIYPPTSDLTGIIGSVVVGGKTTELLDVFQILDKLHPEWFKDHLKNRENMEYSILHVDDSLFFRRMVKPHLEMWGYRVAWAANPVEALNFMETNKIDLIITDIEMPEMTGFELAGRVTGNPKLRDIPIVALSALNSESDFEKGRTSGFSDFLIKYDREALLATLQRILAGRVVHA, from the coding sequence ATGGACGAACAAGACGAGATATTAAACGATTTTCTAGTGGAATGTTCTGAAGGCCTGGGAAAGCTTGATCAGGATTTTGTTGTTTTGGAAAAGGAAACGACCAATACCGCTCTGATCGGGAGTATTTTCAGAACAATTCATACGATTAAAGGAACCTGTGGATTCCTGGGGCTTCCCAAACTTGAAAATGTCGCGCACGGTGCTGAAAATGTCCTCTCGAAGATGAGAGATGGAAAAATGGCGGTCACGCCTGAATCCATTACCGTACTTCTCGAAGCGGTTGACAATATCAAGGAGATAATGGGTCACATCGGACAGAAAAGAAAGGAACCGGAAAAGAATTACGATTTTATTCGCCAGAAACTCGATGCACTTTTAAACGGGAATACGCCTCTTCCGACCGCGGTTTCTCCGGCGGAAGTTGCTGACAAAACGGTCTCAGCTTCGCCTGAAGTCCGGGCAGGAGAGCCCGTCGCTGTTTCACCTCCTGTTCCCCAGTTCAAGCCAGACCTGCCGAGAGAAGAGCCGGTCGCTCCTGCTTCAGAAAAAGGGCACTCCGTCGTGGAGAGTTCAATCAGGGTGAATATCGACATTCTGGACAAATTGATGAATCTGGTCGGAGAACTGGTTCTTGCCAGAAACCAACTGGTACAGCGTGTGCGGGAACGGGATGACACCATTTATGCCGGTTCAGCCCAGCGCCTCAATCTAGTCACGACCGAGCTCCAGGATGCCGTGATGAAAACGAGGATGCAGCCCATTAAGAATGTCTGGGATAAGTTTCCAAGAGTGGTTCGCGATCTCGCCAAATCTCAGGGAAAAGAGGTGGACCTGGTTATGGAAGGGGCCGATACGGAACTGGATCGAACCCTTCTCGAAGCGATTAAGGATCCCCTGACCCATATAGTCAGAAATACCGTGGATCATGGAATTGAATCGTCTGAAGTTCGAAAGGAAAGAGGAAAACCCGCCAAAGGCACCCTGCATCTTAAGGCCTATCATGGCGGAGGACAGATTATTGTCGAAATTAGAGATGATGGAGGAGGCATAAACGTCGAGAAAGTGAAGAAAAAGGCTGTGGAAAAGGGCCTGATTACCCAGGAAAAAGGTGACAGCCTCTCCGAAAGGGAAGCGCTGGACTTGATCTTCCTGCCTGGTTTATCCACAGCCGAAAAAGTGACCAATGTCTCGGGACGAGGGGTTGGAATGGATGTGGTCAAGACCAATATTGAGAAAATTGGGGGAACTCTTGAAATTTCGAGTCAGTCGGGAAAAGGGATGACGCTTGGCATCACCATTCCGTTGACGCTTGCGATCATTCCGGCGCTCATGATCACATCGAAAGGGGAGTCCTTCGCGATTCCCCAGTCCAGTCTCATTGAACTCGTGATGGTCGACGAAACGGTCGGACAAAAAATTGAAATGATTCATAACAGGGAATTTTTGAGACTTCGCGGGTCGCTCCTTTCTTTAGTCAGGCTGGATCGGCTTTTTAAACTCAAGGGGGAGAAAGAGTTTTCTGTAATCGGGTCAGGGCTGTCGGAAAATGTGACGAATATTGTTGTCTTGGGGAATGAGGAGTGCCGTTTTGGATTGATTGTCGACGAAGTGAATGATAGTCAGGAAATTGTGGTGAAGCCTTTGAGCAACTATCTCAAAAGTCTTCATGTGTTTGCCGGAGCAACGATACTGGGAAACGGCAGGGTCTCATTGATTCTCGATGCAGCGGGCATTTCCCAGGAAGGAATAAAGCAGCAACATTCTTCTCCTCAGGCCGAGGTTGTGAGCAAGGAAGAGATATCAAATCTGGATCCCGAAAGGGAAAGACAGAGCCTGCTGACGTTTACGTTTAACGGGGAAGACCGGTTTGCGATGCCTCTGCCGGTCGTAACCCGGCTTGAAGAATTTGATCTCAGCCGAGTTGAGAAAATGGCAGGAGGAGAAGTGATTCAATACCGCGGTACGCTCCTTCATCTGGTTCGTCTGGAACAGAGTTTCGGCCGCGTCAATTCGATCAAGAGTTCTGAAAAACTATCTGTGATTGTCTTCTCCGAGGAAAAGAGAAGCATTGGTCTTGTCGTCGGTGGAATTTTAGATATTATCGAGGAAGAGGTGGTGATTTACCCTCCCACCTCTGATTTGACAGGAATAATCGGATCCGTTGTTGTGGGCGGAAAAACGACAGAACTGCTGGATGTTTTCCAAATTTTGGACAAGTTACATCCAGAGTGGTTCAAGGATCACCTCAAAAACAGGGAGAATATGGAATATAGCATTCTCCATGTTGATGATTCTCTCTTCTTCAGAAGAATGGTAAAGCCCCATCTTGAAATGTGGGGATACCGTGTTGCCTGGGCCGCGAATCCGGTGGAGGCCCTCAATTTCATGGAAACCAACAAGATTGATTTGATTATTACGGATATTGAAATGCCTGAAATGACAGGTTTTGAGCTGGCGGGCCGGGTCACTGGAAATCCGAAATTAAGAGATATTCCGATCGTGGCGTTAAGCGCGCTTAATTCTGAGTCGGATTTTGAAAAGGGTCGAACATCGGGATTTTCCGATTTTCTCATCAAATACGACCGCGAAGCGCTTCTGGCTACCTTGCAACGAATCCTGGCCGGGAGAGTGGTTCATGCCTGA